A segment of the Geminocystis sp. M7585_C2015_104 genome:
TAGAAAAAAAACTGGTTTTGAAAAATATAAATCTCAGGGTAAACCAGGGGGAAAAAATAGGAATAATAGGAGCAAATGGGGCGGGAAAATCAACACTTTTAAAGGTAATTTGTGGGATTTTACCACCTAGTAGGGGAACTGTCAGAGTCAGGGGAAAAATTGCGCCGCTGATTGAATTGGGGGCAGGTTTTGACCCAGAAATGTCAGTGAGGGACAACATTATCCTATATGGGGTATTACTAGGCCACTCCAGACAAGAAATGAAACGACGCCTCAAGGATATTATTTCCTTTGCGGAATTGGAGGAATACACCCATCTGCCTGTAAAGGCATTGTCTTCGGGTATGAGGGCTCGTTTAGGATTCGCTATAGCTACAGATGTAAAGCCAGATATTTTAATAGTGGATGAGGTACTGTCAGTGGGGGATGCCCATTTTGCCCAGAAGTCTCGGAGGCGAATGGAAGACTTGTGGCAACGGAATACTACTATTCTATTTGTATCTCACAGTTTGGCTCAGGTTGAACAGCTTTGTCCCAAGAGTATCTGGTTAAATCATGGGGAAATAGCATTCATGGGCGACACCGGAGAAGCTATACAACGTTATTTAGAATACATTGGCCTGAATGCCAGTCAAAAAAATGGACTGTGTTAGAATACTGCAGAGTTTTGCTCAAAGGGAAGAAGCATAGGCCTATTTTAGCTAATAACTAAACCATGACACTACCTCATCTTTATTTCCTGTTTCCCCGTCTGGATATAAACAGTGGTGGCAATATTGCCCAACTAAAATTACTAGCCATTGCCCAAAGTATAACCTCAGCTGCGGCTGTCACCTATCGTCAAAGGGAGGCAGATATAC
Coding sequences within it:
- a CDS encoding glycosyltransferase family 1 protein; the encoded protein is MTLPHLYFLFPRLDINSGGNIAQLKLLAIAQSITSAAAVTYRQREADIPFLDELLKKNPAEDTGVYVIHWGPDIRRLLTKLKNRRVVYVAHSSG
- a CDS encoding ABC transporter ATP-binding protein; amino-acid sequence: MSEEIICLENVELWRRNREQFHYDFKRAVFSLVQGRRLKIEKKLVLKNINLRVNQGEKIGIIGANGAGKSTLLKVICGILPPSRGTVRVRGKIAPLIELGAGFDPEMSVRDNIILYGVLLGHSRQEMKRRLKDIISFAELEEYTHLPVKALSSGMRARLGFAIATDVKPDILIVDEVLSVGDAHFAQKSRRRMEDLWQRNTTILFVSHSLAQVEQLCPKSIWLNHGEIAFMGDTGEAIQRYLEYIGLNASQKNGLC